A part of Leptospira neocaledonica genomic DNA contains:
- a CDS encoding response regulator → MEKAILFVDDEALILMSMKSQVKRHLGDTYRYETALDASEAMQIIEELVTEGVKILIVISDWLMPNIKGDEFLRIVHQRYPEIQKIIITGHADIASVEALKKEINLYSYLKKPWDEKELVTTITSALK, encoded by the coding sequence GTGGAGAAAGCGATTCTTTTTGTTGATGATGAAGCGCTCATTTTGATGAGTATGAAATCCCAAGTCAAAAGACATCTGGGTGATACTTATCGTTATGAGACAGCTCTAGATGCGTCCGAAGCGATGCAGATCATTGAAGAATTGGTAACGGAAGGAGTAAAAATCCTGATCGTAATTTCCGACTGGCTGATGCCCAATATCAAGGGAGACGAATTTTTGCGGATCGTTCACCAAAGATACCCTGAGATCCAAAAGATCATTATCACAGGTCATGCAGACATCGCTTCCGTCGAAGCCTTAAAAAAAGAGATCAATTTATACAGTTACTTGAAAAAGCCTTGGGACGAAAAAGAATTAGTAACCACTATCACCTCAGCCCTTAAATAA
- the hisC gene encoding histidinol-phosphate transaminase: MRFQPALDKIPAYEAGKPIELVVREYGISPEKVLKLASNENPYGVSPKVSEVIKEAVYKMPLYPDDSYKALKDALAKTHGVDAKNVIQGNGSDQIFDFATRSVLNPGDKILQNGKTFSMYSIYAGQCGAETIQTSSELHDLNQFLDLYKKHSPKIIFICTPCNPIGDALDKSDLYTFLQKISSDTMVVLDAAYMEFGKTRDLRKEVQAADVISKFPNVLYTNTFSKIYGLGGMRIGYGIASEEMIRAFYKLRPPFNVSQLSQLAAATALSDREFVENYLKENLKEMVRYENFAKKKGLFYFESYANFITIKLDQAKLDSTQTFDTLLKEGIILRNLKSYGLNALRITIGRPEQNDRVLERLSELL; the protein is encoded by the coding sequence ATGCGATTCCAGCCTGCTTTAGACAAGATCCCGGCTTACGAGGCCGGCAAACCGATAGAACTAGTCGTACGCGAATACGGAATTTCTCCGGAAAAGGTTCTCAAACTTGCCTCCAATGAAAATCCCTACGGTGTATCTCCCAAAGTCTCGGAGGTCATTAAAGAAGCTGTATACAAGATGCCATTATACCCGGACGATTCCTATAAGGCATTAAAGGACGCACTTGCAAAAACTCACGGGGTAGATGCAAAAAACGTAATACAAGGGAATGGCAGCGACCAGATATTCGATTTTGCAACCAGATCGGTTTTAAACCCAGGAGATAAGATCCTCCAGAACGGCAAAACATTCTCCATGTATTCCATATACGCCGGACAATGTGGTGCTGAGACCATCCAAACAAGTTCGGAACTCCACGATTTAAACCAGTTTCTGGATCTTTATAAAAAACACTCTCCTAAGATCATATTCATCTGCACTCCATGTAATCCTATCGGGGATGCTTTGGATAAGTCAGATCTATATACTTTTCTCCAAAAAATTTCTTCCGATACCATGGTTGTTTTGGATGCAGCCTATATGGAATTCGGAAAAACCAGAGATCTCAGAAAAGAGGTCCAGGCAGCGGATGTAATTTCAAAATTCCCGAATGTATTGTATACAAATACGTTTTCTAAAATTTACGGATTAGGTGGCATGAGAATAGGATATGGCATCGCTTCGGAAGAAATGATCCGTGCATTCTATAAATTAAGACCTCCGTTCAATGTGTCTCAGCTTTCCCAGCTGGCAGCAGCAACAGCATTAAGCGACAGAGAATTCGTTGAAAATTATCTGAAAGAAAACTTAAAAGAAATGGTCCGTTATGAAAACTTCGCTAAGAAGAAAGGACTCTTTTACTTCGAGTCGTATGCAAACTTTATCACGATCAAACTGGACCAAGCAAAATTAGATTCCACTCAAACCTTCGATACATTGTTGAAGGAAGGGATCATATTAAGAAATCTGAAAAGTTACGGATTGAATGCCTTGAGAATTACGATAGGAAGGCCGGAACAGAATGACCGTGTATTAGAAAGGCTTTCGGAACTTTTATAG
- a CDS encoding OsmC family protein encodes MANTVFESKASWAGGLKLNLQSRDHKWVVDEPEILGGTDQGPNPVELVLGGLASCVGVLVSLYAPAHKVELKDFQVFVEGDLDLDGFQELAPVRPGFSQIRYRVDIQSDSPKEHVDSLLAHIERICPVKDTLSGVGVFSQKSNSSVAA; translated from the coding sequence ATGGCAAATACTGTGTTTGAAAGTAAGGCTTCTTGGGCAGGTGGATTGAAATTAAATCTACAATCCAGGGATCATAAATGGGTGGTGGACGAACCTGAAATTTTAGGCGGGACGGACCAAGGGCCGAATCCAGTTGAACTCGTTTTGGGTGGACTTGCAAGTTGTGTGGGAGTTTTGGTTTCTCTCTATGCCCCTGCACATAAAGTAGAATTGAAGGATTTCCAAGTATTCGTAGAAGGAGATCTAGATCTGGATGGGTTCCAAGAACTTGCACCTGTGCGTCCTGGATTTTCTCAGATTCGCTATAGAGTAGATATCCAATCCGATTCTCCTAAAGAACATGTAGATTCATTACTAGCTCATATAGAAAGGATCTGCCCTGTGAAGGATACATTATCCGGAGTAGGAGTCTTTTCCCAAAAATCAAACTCTTCTGTAGCAGCATGA
- a CDS encoding EAL domain-containing protein yields MKNKENGSSDESPKRSVILCVDDELIILRGLKEQLKSAFGKSYQIEAADSAELALQIVEECNQAGIHIPVILSDQVMPGIRGDEFLIRIQETNPNTRKIMLTGQASAESVGNALNKANLYRYLSKPWDSNDLLMTVKEAVRSYESDISLFELNKKLEEALLYNRDSGLPNLESLRRRLDLAAEEKEDSLLALIRIESTSLTTRDFGVSLYKDLMKKFLDSMKSILGNYGEIFHVYEDEVAILSKVSEEEFLPHLIAFRILLRSDYFTASGISFRINATIATASGKKELYYKARLALVKASQEPEFDSESGIYSYSEKMDDQDLYKINMDLGKRLNQAIHSGNVVPYFQGIMDNQTGKVEKFECLARIVEDGKVYAPASFLYLAKSTGLLRRISPILFEKALKKFSDSPYSFSINLSETELESPSFPKWALSRMEHYGINPSRVTFEILETASFHGNPERLKVIAELKELGAKIAIDDFGVEHSNFSRLLEIQPDFIKIDGKFIQSLERNRTAFILTSAITELAHRIGAKVVAEFVSTPEELKVVRSLGIEYSQGYLIMQPSPDITPVSIKIIE; encoded by the coding sequence GTGAAAAACAAAGAAAACGGATCATCAGATGAATCGCCCAAAAGATCGGTGATTTTATGCGTCGACGACGAGCTGATCATTCTGAGAGGATTGAAGGAACAACTTAAGTCGGCCTTCGGAAAAAGTTACCAAATAGAAGCCGCTGACAGTGCAGAACTTGCCCTCCAAATAGTCGAAGAATGTAATCAGGCGGGAATTCATATACCGGTAATATTAAGCGACCAGGTTATGCCGGGAATCAGAGGGGACGAGTTCCTGATCCGGATCCAAGAAACAAATCCGAATACGAGAAAGATCATGCTCACGGGGCAGGCAAGTGCGGAGTCCGTGGGAAATGCTTTGAACAAGGCAAACTTATATAGATATCTTTCTAAACCCTGGGACTCGAACGATCTTCTCATGACTGTAAAAGAAGCGGTTCGTTCTTATGAGTCGGACATTTCTCTTTTTGAACTGAACAAAAAATTAGAAGAAGCACTCCTCTATAATCGAGATTCTGGGCTTCCCAATTTGGAATCCTTGAGAAGAAGATTGGATCTCGCAGCGGAAGAAAAGGAAGATTCTCTTCTCGCTTTGATACGTATCGAATCTACTTCCTTAACTACGAGGGATTTCGGAGTTTCTCTCTATAAGGATTTAATGAAGAAGTTCCTGGACTCCATGAAATCCATCCTTGGAAACTATGGGGAAATTTTCCATGTATACGAAGACGAAGTTGCCATACTTTCCAAGGTATCGGAAGAGGAGTTCCTACCACATCTGATCGCATTCAGGATCCTTCTTAGATCCGATTATTTTACCGCGTCCGGAATATCTTTCCGGATCAATGCAACCATCGCCACTGCGAGTGGAAAAAAAGAACTGTATTATAAGGCAAGATTAGCACTCGTCAAGGCAAGCCAAGAGCCTGAATTCGACTCGGAATCAGGGATTTATAGCTATTCCGAGAAGATGGACGATCAGGATCTATATAAGATCAATATGGATCTGGGAAAAAGACTGAACCAGGCAATCCACTCAGGCAATGTAGTGCCATATTTCCAAGGGATTATGGACAACCAAACCGGTAAGGTGGAAAAGTTCGAATGCCTTGCTCGAATCGTAGAAGATGGAAAAGTTTATGCTCCGGCAAGCTTTCTCTATCTGGCAAAGTCCACTGGGCTTTTGAGAAGAATTAGTCCGATCCTTTTTGAAAAGGCTCTTAAGAAATTTTCGGATTCTCCGTATTCATTCTCTATCAATCTATCTGAAACGGAATTAGAGAGTCCAAGCTTTCCGAAATGGGCCCTGTCTAGAATGGAACATTATGGAATTAATCCGTCCAGAGTGACTTTCGAAATTTTAGAGACTGCAAGTTTTCACGGAAATCCGGAACGTCTGAAAGTGATTGCAGAACTGAAAGAGTTGGGGGCAAAAATTGCAATCGACGATTTTGGGGTAGAGCATTCCAATTTTTCGAGATTGTTGGAAATCCAACCTGATTTTATCAAGATAGATGGAAAATTTATCCAATCCTTGGAAAGAAATCGCACTGCATTCATTTTGACTTCTGCCATCACGGAACTTGCTCACAGGATTGGAGCGAAAGTAGTTGCTGAATTCGTTTCTACTCCGGAAGAACTGAAAGTTGTACGATCTCTGGGCATAGAATATTCGCAAGGGTACTTAATTATGCAGCCTTCTCCCGACATAACCCCGGTTTCGATAAAAATTATTGAATAG
- a CDS encoding DUF1801 domain-containing protein: MIKKKVSAKKAPNKTAIKKSAKISKVAAKKSSLKRNSGKSKGPVLLSGGNPQIGKGYGDGPVQEYISAMPGWKKDIGRKIDELIVQVVPHVNKAVKWNSPLYGIEGQGWFLGVHVFAKYVKLAFFNGASLKPLPPGVSKVPGNRYLDIREEDKIDEVQLSSWVKQASELPGEKM, encoded by the coding sequence ATGATTAAGAAGAAGGTATCGGCTAAGAAGGCGCCAAATAAAACTGCGATCAAGAAATCAGCTAAGATTAGTAAGGTTGCAGCAAAAAAGTCCTCTCTTAAACGGAATTCCGGAAAGTCAAAAGGGCCTGTGCTGCTCTCTGGCGGAAATCCTCAGATCGGGAAAGGATACGGAGACGGGCCAGTCCAAGAATATATCTCTGCCATGCCCGGTTGGAAAAAGGATATTGGTCGCAAGATCGACGAACTCATAGTTCAAGTGGTGCCTCATGTGAATAAGGCGGTAAAATGGAATTCTCCTCTGTACGGGATAGAAGGCCAGGGTTGGTTTTTAGGCGTACATGTATTTGCAAAATACGTTAAGCTAGCATTCTTCAATGGTGCTTCTTTAAAACCGTTGCCTCCAGGTGTGTCTAAGGTCCCAGGAAATCGTTACTTAGATATCAGGGAAGAGGACAAAATCGACGAGGTCCAACTTTCTTCCTGGGTCAAACAGGCCAGCGAATTGCCAGGCGAGAAAATGTGA
- a CDS encoding peroxidase family protein encodes MIKIIFENDKEVFLEPSELNKPLLQISLDAGIPHIHACGGNARCSTCRVLIQDGDEHLLPRNEKETALAQKKGFPDNVRLACQTKTTGDVVLRRLVIDDADMALASTFSDLISGIEKPVAILFSDIRGFTGFSENHLPYDVIHILNRYFYRMGDKVLKYGGIIDKYIGDGLMAIFGLEDPDPVRANLNAIRSALEMRSELESLNTYLQNHLGSEFEIGIGINYGTAILGKLGHPLSMSFTAIGDTVNSASRIETTTKKADAKILISQKVYESVKDRIQKGRSFETKLKGKTGNYRVHEVLGTKDSCEGSVWQETGYRIWDKIDPTEAGAWLRMVFHAASIFSADGEWLGLEGSIRFPSILNDEFNRGVKKQIEAIIHLKEEMEKEGRANVPSVADMIALSGALALQKAGGPQVHILPGRKDSNYPEGRMLMPVDSPNVKDSLDYFSMMKFSSRDTVLLLGVHTLGWHSKGSFTETPNIFNNHYFRDLLLDGGVRMLASDRALLGLEETKRMVMEYALDESLFFKDFQGLYQRLVEQKRLEES; translated from the coding sequence ATGATAAAAATAATTTTCGAAAACGACAAGGAAGTATTCCTCGAACCTTCCGAATTAAACAAGCCATTATTGCAAATTTCTCTGGACGCAGGTATCCCTCATATACACGCATGTGGAGGTAACGCACGTTGTTCTACATGTAGGGTATTGATACAAGACGGGGATGAACATCTTCTTCCCCGAAATGAAAAAGAGACCGCACTCGCTCAAAAGAAGGGTTTCCCGGATAACGTAAGACTTGCCTGCCAAACAAAAACCACAGGTGACGTTGTGCTTCGAAGATTGGTCATAGACGATGCTGATATGGCTCTTGCTTCCACATTCTCCGATCTGATCTCAGGGATAGAAAAACCGGTCGCGATTTTATTCAGTGATATTCGAGGTTTCACCGGCTTCTCAGAAAATCATTTACCTTATGATGTGATCCATATTCTGAACCGTTATTTTTATAGAATGGGAGACAAGGTCTTAAAATACGGCGGGATCATTGATAAATATATCGGTGATGGACTTATGGCAATCTTCGGATTAGAAGATCCGGATCCTGTTCGAGCAAATTTAAATGCGATCCGTTCCGCATTGGAGATGAGATCCGAATTGGAAAGTTTGAATACGTATCTTCAAAATCATTTAGGTTCCGAGTTCGAGATCGGTATCGGGATCAATTACGGAACTGCAATCTTAGGAAAGTTAGGGCATCCTTTGAGCATGTCATTCACTGCAATCGGTGATACTGTCAACTCGGCGAGTAGAATAGAAACTACCACAAAGAAGGCAGATGCTAAAATTTTAATTTCCCAAAAGGTTTACGAATCCGTAAAGGATAGAATCCAGAAGGGAAGAAGTTTCGAAACGAAACTGAAAGGTAAAACAGGAAATTATAGAGTCCACGAAGTATTAGGAACCAAAGATAGTTGTGAAGGAAGTGTATGGCAAGAGACCGGATACAGAATTTGGGATAAGATTGATCCTACAGAAGCTGGAGCTTGGCTTCGTATGGTGTTTCATGCAGCTTCTATCTTCTCCGCGGATGGAGAATGGTTAGGACTCGAAGGTTCTATCCGTTTCCCAAGTATTCTGAATGACGAGTTTAATCGAGGGGTTAAAAAACAAATAGAAGCAATTATCCATTTAAAGGAAGAAATGGAAAAAGAAGGAAGAGCCAACGTTCCTTCTGTAGCGGATATGATAGCCCTTTCAGGCGCACTTGCTCTCCAAAAAGCAGGAGGACCTCAGGTGCATATTCTTCCTGGAAGAAAGGATTCTAATTATCCGGAAGGAAGAATGCTCATGCCTGTCGACAGTCCGAATGTTAAAGATTCCCTGGATTATTTTTCTATGATGAAATTTTCCTCAAGAGATACCGTCTTACTCTTGGGTGTTCATACTTTGGGCTGGCATTCCAAGGGGTCATTCACAGAGACTCCGAATATATTCAATAATCATTATTTTAGGGACCTACTTTTAGATGGTGGAGTGAGAATGCTTGCCTCCGATAGAGCTTTACTCGGTTTGGAAGAAACCAAAAGAATGGTGATGGAATACGCGCTCGACGAATCCTTATTTTTCAAAGACTTCCAAGGACTTTACCAAAGGTTAGTAGAACAAAAACGATTGGAAGAATCCTGA
- a CDS encoding YdeI/OmpD-associated family protein → MNPKVDFFFKKAKTWQKEYEKLRSIVLDCGLTEELKWGQPCYTSKENNIVLIHGFKEYCALLFFKGALLKDPKGILVQQTKNVQSARQIRFTDLKEIDKLKTSLKSYIKNAIEVEKSGLKVNFKKTKEFDMPEEFLNKLEESPELKTAFDSLTPGRQRGYLLHFSSAKQSKTREARIEKYIPHILKGKGLDD, encoded by the coding sequence ATGAATCCAAAAGTTGATTTCTTTTTTAAAAAAGCCAAAACATGGCAAAAAGAATATGAGAAATTAAGAAGTATCGTTCTAGATTGTGGGCTAACTGAAGAGTTAAAATGGGGACAACCTTGTTATACATCTAAAGAAAATAATATAGTTTTGATACATGGATTTAAAGAATACTGTGCGCTTTTGTTTTTCAAAGGCGCTTTATTAAAGGATCCAAAAGGAATTTTGGTACAACAGACTAAGAATGTACAATCTGCTCGACAGATTCGGTTCACCGATCTAAAGGAAATTGATAAACTTAAAACTTCTTTAAAATCTTATATCAAAAATGCAATCGAAGTGGAAAAGTCCGGTCTGAAAGTGAATTTTAAAAAGACCAAAGAGTTCGATATGCCGGAAGAATTCTTAAACAAGTTAGAGGAGTCTCCGGAATTAAAAACTGCATTTGACTCGTTGACCCCTGGCAGGCAAAGAGGGTACCTTCTTCATTTTTCTTCTGCCAAACAATCTAAAACCAGAGAGGCGAGGATAGAAAAATATATACCTCATATTCTGAAGGGTAAGGGATTAGATGATTAA